The DNA sequence CCTCAGGCACTAATCCACCCCCAAGCGCCGGGAGACGTGTGGACTCAAGCAACAGTCAATCATGCGACCCACCCACCAACCCTGCTACCTCCCCCAGTCACAGCACCAGTCGGCCCAGCAAACCAGCGACCCCTGCATGGCCGGTTGCAGGCAACAGTTGTGCCATTAATCACGCAGTGCGTGTTGCGCCTTCCCGTTTGCCGGACCGTCCGAATGCGTGCCGCAGAAGcaatgtgtgcgcgtgtgtgtgagtgttttttatACGTTCGTCAGCAGTCAAACAGAGCAGAGTGATGGCATGAcgaagagaggaagagagacagagaaggagagcgatagagagagtTCTAGGCCGTTTTCTGCATGACAATCCATTCTTGCTTGTATCCGAAGACATTTTCTCTCTATTATGTTTTAAccatttctctttctctctttctctctctctctctctcttcatggTTTCGCTCTAAACTAGAGCATCCCGCTCACGAAACGGGGGAAAACAGTTTACCGTTTCAACCGATTCCGAACGAAAGAGAGCCAAAAACTCGAACCACGAAGAAAGAGATACGAACCGGCAGCAGGGGAAACCCAGAAGGAAAAGCCCAAACATCCCCCTCCTTCCCCCCATCATTCGTACGTACCTCGCACCCCTTCCTCCTCAAATGACGTACATACCTTTGCCACGGAGCCCGAACCGTTCCCGACGTTCGCGTTGGTGGCGAATCTCATCGATCCGTCCGTGGCTGCCCGCCTACCCCCGAAGGTAGGCAAACTGGCCCGAAACGAACTTTAGGCGAACCACCGACTCTCCCTCGCTTCCACACTCCCTAcccgtccccccccccccgacccCTCTTTATGCCCACGCACAAATGCCAAATGAAGCTGTCCGGGGAGCCTCCTCGCTTGGCGCAAACGATCGGAAAGATTACGATTAATGGGGCTCCTGTGCCTTCTCCCCCAACGCGCCCACATCGCCCGAAAACAATGCCATCATTATCCTGCACACCTCCCCACTCCCCCGCCTCCCTCTACATTGCTATTATCGCCCATAACCGTTAAGGGGTTggatgattattattttattgacGTTATTTGTACCACACGCGCGCCCGCCCGCGGTAATGGTGAGTTATCGTGCTGCCTTCCTTCCTGGCCGGCCAGAAAGCACCCCCCTCAAAGTGGAGCCGAAAATAAATACCCCATAATGATCTCTCCTTCACGCTCGCTTTCCGCTCTGCTtgctccctctttctctctttctctccttctctcgccGTACCCCGAACCAACGATCTGACATTCAATACCGTTCGGCTGGCGGTCCCGTCCGAAATGGCGCAAATAAGACTTGACCTACTCCATCCGAGcgggacacacacattcacaatcGACATGGTgtaactcttttttttttggttagttGTTGCTCTGGGATGCCTTCCAACTCCCTCCCCCCGTTGCGCGCAACTGCTCTCCGCGCGCAGTTTTCGGGTTCGTTTCGGGCCACGCTCGTTGTGCGTCTATTTTTACGCgggaaattttcatttttcaaaaacaccACACCAGCAACGCGCACTGTGGAatgtgagcgagagagagggaggggggggggaggggtttgGGTGGAAAACCGAGAAGCTCAAGGAGCACGCAGAGAGGCCGTTTTTGAAGATGGAATTAACTTCTGCGAGCGAATTATTGCGGAAGCGAAGGTTTAGACAATTTCCCCGTCCCGAAGTACAAGCGGTAGCTCATCTTACATTGTGTCGTTGCGATGagcattgctgctgcacacacacacgcatacatgcGCATGTACAACACCAACTTTATGGTTTATAATTGTCTCCCAACAGTTGGTCGCCCGTGCAGCAGTGCGCTCCGGCATTTGCGCAAGTCGGATCGCGATCAAACTCTCTTCATTCTTACTCTTGCTGTgcttctctctccctctcaatattttaacattttccaccTTAACCACCAACGATCGCTTAGGTAGGTGCGAAAGTGTTGCCCTTCTTTTGTGACCATTTTTTCAGCGCGACGATAAAGATAATAACCACACACACGGCCGTAATCACAGGTACACTCAGACTCGCGCTGTGTCGATACTGGTGGGCAATAAGCGCACCTACTTCAGGTGTGGTTCAACAGTGCCGTGCAGAAGCTTTCGCGCTGCCACAAGAAAGCTCTCCAATAGGTTCCCAACTGGACCCGTGCCCGCGCTAGTGTGTAATGGGACCTTTTTCCAATGGGTCATTTTCGCAGTAATTTCTGATTAGAATTTGATTTAAGCAGAATACAACTTTTACTTTCCATTCAAAACACATTACACGAAGAGAGCAAAGAGAGGGAGACAGAattaaagagagagagaaagagagagagagagagaaattggCACCACATAACTCCCGAGAAATGTGTGAatatgaatgtgtgtggtttattTTCTCCCGTGCCAAAGGACAGTGCCGCCGGgtgagtgtgttgtgttgtgtcccGCAGTTGTCCGCAAGCATCTAGCCGGTCTGGACACACAACGGCAGACGACgacacgcgcacgcacacgaCGCAGCCCCTTCCCACCAGGACCCACGGCTGCTCCTCCTGTGGTGGTTGTGTTTGGGTGACAGTTTTCCattccctttttccccccCGAGTTTTCCGAAATTGttgaagcgagagagagatagagagagagagagtgagagagtgagaaagcgCAACCGATCAAATCAAACGTGTGGCAACGATCAACGGCGCTGGGCGTGACCGACGATCAACAAACGACCCCCGTTCCGCCCGTCCAGGATATGTTGCGGGTGGCTCGTGTGCaggtgtgagtgagtgtgtgtatctcGAAGCAAACGAtagtgcacgtgtgtgtgtgtgtgtgtggtgacgAGGCAATGGTGGCGAACcgacggctgctgctggcgggcgGGCTGCTCTGCCTGTTCgccctgctgctggtggtgggcgAGGCGGACGGGTTCCGGCTGCGCGAGCACGGCCAGGAGGAGGGGCTCGCGGTGGTGAAGCGCAAGGTAGCGGGCCGCGGCAAGGGTGACGCACCGTGGTCGGCGGTGACGCGCAAACCCTGGCCAGTGaaggacgatgacgacgaggatgaggaggatgaggaggacgaggaggatgaggaggaaACGGAGGAGCAGGCCGCGATCCGGCGAGCGACCCAGCAGCGGCTGCTCCGCGCCCGGCACGGGCTGAAGAGCCGCGACAAGCGCCCGGCGGCCAGCGAACGGAGGGAGACGGTGCGCGGTCGGGGagatgccgccgccgccgccgccgccgacaacgacgacgacgacgatgaggatGAAGTAGCCGAAGCCGAGCCGCGCTCTATTTTTAACCTGTTCGGGTTGCTTGGCTCGAGGCAGCGCACCGGCAGCGAAGACGAGCGACGAACCGCCGAcggtgacgacgacgatgacgatgacgagaAGGAGACGCGCCAGCACCCGAAGGAGAAGCAGCGGGAGACGGTGCGGACCGCCCGGAAGGGGCAGGAGCCGACCGACGAGGCGAGCTGGCTGGAAGGGTTGAAGCGCGCGCTCGAAACGGTGCTAAAGCCGGCGGCCGACGGCCATGCGGCGCAGGAGGAAGCGTCGGACGGTGGGCTGCTGCGGTGGGTGCAGTCGTTCCGTGCCGATGCCGCCCGGAAGGAGCAGGACAACCCGATCATCAACCTGCTCGCCAGCTGGCTCGCCTCGGCGGACGGCGGGGCCGACTCGCAGGAAGAGATTCGCTTCCGGCCCATCGGCTCGTACGCCGACGACGGTGAGGCGGACGCGGACGACGGCCACACCCGGCCCAAGCAGCGCGGCCGGCCCAGGACCGCGCCCGACTCGAAGCTGGTCCAGCTGCTCAACCACAGCCCGATCGCGGCCCTCTTCCATCCCGCCGAGCTGCCGGCCGAGCCGCCGGTCGAGGCGGGCCCGAAGCGCACCAAGCGGTCGGCCGCCGACGGGCCGGCCCGGGTCGTGAAGCAGCGCATCGCCATCTCGCCGGAGGACttcgagcagctgctgctgcgcgtgCCCTCCTTCGTGCCGGACTACACGCGGGTCCGGGGGGCCGAGTGCCGCCGGCAGGGCGAAATCTTCGAGCGGCAGCTGCGCGGCAAGCGGCTCTGGGCGCTGCAGATGATCGATGCGAGCGCGCGGCTCGCGTCCGGGCTGCTGCGCGGCAACGCCAACCAGCTCGGCGACTTCGACCTGTGCACCGGCATCGCGACGCGCGTGCGGGTGCGCGAGGACGAGCTGGTGCGGCTGCGCGGCAAGTACTGTCTCGCGCACGTGGACGTGGTGGCGGAGGATGCCGAGCTGCGCGTCCCGGTGCATCTGCTCCAGGGCGGCGGGTTCGTCAAGAGCACGCTCAACGATGTAAGTACACCAGCCGGGCGCGAGTGCATCCCCACTCCACAGCTTCCCAACCAACGTGCGGTAGGATCTTGGGATTGAGTTTCGTTGCAGTTGCCGCTATTCGTACCAAAACTAGGTCCAAATCATGGAACGAGATACTCGTCCAATCAAATTCATCATCCCAACTTTGCCGGTGAATCGGAGCAACCTTTTTTTATCGAAACAGAAAGAAACGGGGCATGTCTTCGATATACAGATCCGGTACACTCTTCGGTATTTATTTAAACGCTGGTGGCATTTGCAAATACCGTTCAAACCAAAAGATCAAGCCTCGAACGGATCTTGGATTTGATGCCAATGTGAatcatctttcttttttttttttttttggacgaCCATCTTCAAGCATTTCCCatgatgtatttttgttgACTTTACGAAGAAACCAAGTAGGAATAAGCTGCTTTAACAAGCTGCTTTAAGCTCTTAAATATGTTCTTTAATCAGGCATCTTTGTTAGgagagtgttttttgttgttttatatcTTTGTTTGTTCAAACATATCGAGAGTTTTGGCTCGGTTCGGCTCGGTGCTCCGAAAAACTCCTCCCAAACCTGTCCCGGAGGGGAAGAGTTGATTTTGAACCGTTATCACTGTGTACTCGGACTGGAACTTATTTCAACGCCATACTGGTCCACGGGAAATTATCTCCCGGAAATGAATTCCTGCAGCAACTCGACACGTTCCCAGGAACGGATCTCAAACCCAAACTCTTTTGTGTAGATTctgatcctggaactgattcaAGAGCCTTACTGGATCTTGCAATAGATCCAGAAATTTAGGCAAAACAATAACTAGTTCCGAATCTGGCATTGatctcaaacccaaaaccgGTCCAGCGACAGATCCCGAACTTGTTCCAGATCTGGAGCTGATTTCTGATTGACTAACCCACACCAATATtggaactgatcatgaacCCTAAACTATCCGGGAACTGTTCCCGTACCTGTTCCAAATATGTAACTGATCTCGGTTTCAGTTTTGGAGCTGATTCCCATTGTGGGTATcagaattgataaaaatcccTAAACTGTCCAGCAGCTATTCCTGGAATTGTTACGAATCATTAATTGATTCCGAACCTGCTTTGATTCTGGATCTGATCTCAAACCCAAAATGATATTGGATACAATTTAGGAACTGATTGCGAACCCTGAACTTTTATCTATTTGCATTATTTTGAACTATTTGCGAACCAGTTCCGAACCAGTAACTGATAACGAATCCAAATCGGGACCTGGAGTAGATCCCGAATCTATTTCAGATTTGAAACTGATTCTTGACTGTCTAACCCACACCAATATTACAACTGATTACATGAATCTTAATTAATTACTGTTCCTGTAACTGTTCCGAATCTTGTATTCATTCTGTACTTATTCTGGAATGGAACTGATATCAAACCCAAACCGGTCTCCAACCTGTTCCAATACTGGGGCTTATCTAAATTTCATGCTCAATTTTGGAATTTATTCCAGGGATCTGTTCCTGAACCTGTTGCAAATGAGGAATTGATTTCGTATCTAGAATTAATTCTGAACTGAATCCGTTTCCATTTTTGGAACTGATCCGTAACCTTAACCGATCCTGGAACTATTCCCGGACTTGTTCCGAATCTGGAACTTACCTTATATCCAGAGCGGTCTCAAACCCGGTTTCGATTCTGAGACTGATCCCGAACTCATGTTCGTACTCGAGTCTCGGAACGGATTTCGAATCCTAAACAATCCGGGAACTGTTCTCGAACCTTGAACAATATCGGAACTATTCTTGGACCCGTTCAGATTGTGGTATTGATCCCGAACACATGGCTAATCTTGGTACTGATTACGAACTCAATCTAATCCGGGAACTGTTCTCGAACCTGCTAcaaattttcatttgattCTGAACCTGGTTTGAATCTCGAACGAATTTTGGTTAAAGTTTTGGAGATGATCCCGAAAACTAAATGATCTTCAAAAGTATTGCTGGACCtgttccgggaaaccaaaaccAATCACAAAACTATTCCAACATTGGAACTGATTCCGAACCCATAGTGGATTTCGGGAACTGATCCCAAACCCCTAGACGATCCAGTAACTGTTCGCGGACTCCTTCTTCGGATCTGGAACCGAGTCCCAAACTGATTGATTCACAGATACTAACAACGCTCCCTTGCTCATTGCAGCCGGACCACTTCCTGCCCCGCTTCACCACGATCAACTGGGGCATCTGTTTGCCGGCCGCCTGCTCGTTCGAGGACGCGGGCAGCATCGTGCAGCACTTCGTGCGGCCGTACAACTCCACCGGCATCAAGCTGTTCCTCGAGCTGGAGGAGGCGAACTGTCACGTCCGCCAGGTGCGCACCTGGTCCCGGCTGCTCAAGGACCACTGGCAGCTGGTAGCCGTGTTGTAAGTACATTGATCGCACTCACACCAACCACCAACGCTCCGCTATCTCATTCGCGCTCCCTCTCTATGTCCCTCAGTGGTTTCTACACGTTCGTGGCCGTGGTAACGCTGGTCGCGACACTCAAcgactacgaaatcttcatcaAGATTGAGCCACCGTCCGCGCAGGACTCGCCGCTCGATCCGCCCGAGCGCCGCACGACGAACGCGTTCCACCAGACGCTGATGGCGTTCTCGCTCAAGCAGACGCTGCCGCAGCTGTTCGGGGCGGCCGGCGGAGCGTCCGACGACCATCTGCCCTGCCTGGACGGGCTGAAGGCGCTGGCCGGCGCTGCCCTCTTCCTAGCGCTGCGGCTCGTCCCGCTCGGCTACCAGCCGTTCACCAACCGGAACGAGTTCACCGACAGCTTCAACGCACCGTGGAGCGTCGCGGTccggctgctgatgctgtaCGCGGACGTGTTTCTGGTGGTGAGCGGCTTCCTCGCCGCCTACCGCATGGTGCGGGAGTACCGCGAGCGGGCCCGCGTCTCCTGGTTCAAGCGCATCGCCGGCCGGTACCTCAGGTGAGTGTCCTCAGTCTTTCAAAGAGTAGCTCAACTCacgctcactcactcactcggTGTCGTCTGGCAGGCTGGTGTTCCCGCTCGTGCCGGTGCTGATGTTCTACGCCTGGGTCTGGGAGCATCTCGGCAGCGGACCGCAGTGGGGCGACGTGGTGACGAAGAACGCGAACCTCTGCAAGCACGGCTACCTCAGCAATCTGCTCTTCATGCACAACTGGTACCCGATCGAGGAGACGGTCAGTACGGAGCGCTCCTGCTCACAGCGCTCTTCCGCAGCACTCTTCATCACTCACCACGCTCTTTTCCACTCTCtctcacgctctctctctccagtGCGCTCCGCACACCTTCCAGCTGGCGATCGAGATGCAGCTGAGCGTGCTGGCCCCCTTCCTGCTGGTGATACTGGTGCGCAGCCCGTTCTACGGGACCGCCGCCTACGTCCTGCTGAGTGCGCTCTCGACCGCGATCCGCTTTGCCGCGACGACCGAGGACCGGCTGGCCCCGTACGTGTTCCACGGCGTCCGGCTCACGCAGCTCTACCGCACGCTCAACCTGTCCTGCGCCGAGACGCTGCACCGCCTGACGCCCTACCTGGCCGGCTTTGGGCTCGGCTACCTGCTGCAGGAGGTGGGCCGGTCGCGCCCCGAGCGCGGCGTCCGGTACGCCGGCTGGCTCGGGGCCGCCGTCGCCCTGCTCTGGTGCGTCTGCTTCCCGCTCGACATCGTGCGCAAGGACTTCCGGTACGAGCCGGCCGATGCGGCCCAGTTTGCCGCGCTCGCACCGCTCTCCTGGTCGGTCGGCCTCTGCTGGACCATCTACTACTGTCTGGCCGAGCCGGCCAGCCTGCTCAACCGGCTGCTCAGCTCCCGGCCGCTGGTCTGCCTCGGGCGGCTCACCTACTCGCTCACGCTCGTGCAGTTTCTCGTGTTCTTTTACTTCGCCGGCACGACGCGCGGCACGAGCGTGTTCAGCTTCGCCGGGTACGTGAACCGGGCGGAGGTGTGCATTGCGCTCGGAGCGGCCCTCGCCCTCACGCTGCTGTTCGATCTGCCCATCCAGAACGTGAAGCGGCTGCTCGACCAGTACGGCGTGTTTGAAGGGCTGGAGGTGCGGCCCCCGGtgcaaccgcagcagcagccggaacCGGCGGTTGAGGACGAGCCGGTGGCGGAGGCGGAGCCCGAGAAGAGTGAACCGACGGAGGGAGCGGCGTCGGAGGGAGCTGCACCGGAGCAAGCGGACTTTGTGAGCCCGTTCGACGACCAGGAGGAGGAAGATGAGGGCCTCTGGCTGCGCAAGCGTGCGGCAGCGCCGGTGGAGCAGCCGACCGCTCCGGAGGAGGACTTCTGGGCGCAGAGCTCCGAGCCGGAGGTGCAGCAGGAGGCAGCTCCGAAGGAGAGCGTTGCGGAGCCCGAATCACCGTTAGCGACGAACCCGCCCGACCAGGAGGAAGAGCCTGagcaggaagaggaggaggaagaggaggaagaagaggaagaggaagaagaggaggaggaggaggaggagatcgACGAGGAGAAGGAGGTGAAGCGACGCCCCGCCACCAACGGGGCCAGCTGGTCCCGCCTGTAGCACCACAGCAGCGCCGCGACGACGCCAACGCAATGTAAAGAACGAACTTTATTTAACTAAAAGACAACGACAACCGTTCAAGCGTCATGCTCACTTCGTGTTTCCCTTAAtgtgataaatatttacaactTGTACCATTAAAATTCCCAATGCttcccgccgccgccgccgcccgcccTCCTACGCCTCCTCCGAGGTGCTGTGCGTGTTGTTCGTGCTCAGGCTGTTCGTTTCCGGCTCGCGGGCACCACCCGATGGTCCGCCGTGCGTCGGCCGGATCCGGCTCAGCAGTATCTTCTCCAGCCCGTGGATCGGCGACTCGAACATGAGGCagagcagcagcgccagcaggAACGTCAGCGTCATGTGCGAGACGGATTCGGCCGTCTTCggagcgttttgtttttaccgGCGGCAAACAAGGAAAGAAATTAGTCGTTTTTGGGAACACACTGGTCGTCCTGCTCGAGACCACTTACCAGCGTCGCGATGCTTGCGTAGAGAGGCGTCCGGCGGGAAGCGGACAGGTACAGCTCGACCAGCCCGTTCATCAGGTACGCACAGTAGGTCAGCCGGCTGAGCGGCACGAACGCGCGCCAGGAGAGGATGCGGTGCAGGGTGCGGCCGTGGCCGGTGACGCACGCCAGCACCAGCCACCCGTTCGACAGGCTCCAGCCGAACCGGTGCAGCGCGGCGTACAGCGCGTTGTGCAGGTAGTTGCCGGTGCCGAGCCCGGTGTAGAAGGCGGTTAGGGAGAACATGGCGGTGCAGCCGCAGACGGTGGCCGCCGCCCAGCAGGCGGCCAGCTTCCGCCGCCCGATCCGAACGCTGGCAGAGTAAAGTTTGAGAGTTAgtttttgtgcagaattttTATGTTCCTGTCCCCATCAGCTCAACGCTTCTACAGGGGTTGAAGAGTTGCTTTCTAGTGCCATCATCTTTGCAGGATTCTCCGAGTCAACTTCAAATGGGAACGCCGTTATTCGTCGCTTAAgatttgtttttcaacagaTGTGTTAACCCTTCCAcacatcacaaaaaaaaggtctaACTCAATCCATACAAGCATcgagtgttgaaaatcattttcAGAAAGCAATGAAAACAACTATTGTGCGGCATATACAAAATACGACAACTAGTGACTAACATCTAGCAAGCCTTGCAtggctgcaaaatgtcattgtCAATGTCAtcaaaaaatctgactgaaacaaaatctatatcagcgtcacgtactcaatagtgataatcagaggtgatactcaaagcGATTGGTGTGATCAATgcatgcttcgtgacatttttgcgaccaacgcTGAGTCAGTCactttgtcatgacttttttgtTACTGTGATCAGctgtgcaaaatgtcactgatttagtcatgacaaattccggctgaaacaaaaccatgtcagcgtcacgagctctactgttgTGACCATCACATGTGACATTGtatgcaaccaactcttggtctgtcagttggtcgcgacattttctgtctggtaatcatcacgatagtcatgggagatatgcggtgcgtgcgagtgtTTCCACGAAACataatgagcatgttttctcgctctgttttaATCGACTGACATTTGGTCATTTTGCAGCTTGGGACCacgcgccaagtatattccaagaatgtcgtgattatcgccgacagaaaatgtcatgaccaagtgagtgaccaacaGTTGGGTGCTgaacaaaatgtcatcaaacATGTGATTGATTCTGCAACcgtttgagtatcacctctgatcatctcagcTGTGTACGTCCGCTGATTTGagtttcgtttcagtcatgagtatTGGGGACTGAAACCAGTGGCATTTGGcggcactgttcacagccagaaaaagtcatgattatgcttgtgaTGGCATGCCTTGGGCACATACGAATGTCACGTTCGGCACGTCATGCTGCACTGTTATTGAGTATCAGTAATGAATATAAAGCCACCACgaatatgttcatt is a window from the Anopheles merus strain MAF chromosome X, AmerM5.1, whole genome shotgun sequence genome containing:
- the LOC121590786 gene encoding uncharacterized protein LOC121590786, whose protein sequence is MVANRRLLLAGGLLCLFALLLVVGEADGFRLREHGQEEGLAVVKRKVAGRGKGDAPWSAVTRKPWPVKDDDDEDEEDEEDEEDEEETEEQAAIRRATQQRLLRARHGLKSRDKRPAASERRETVRGRGDAAAAAAADNDDDDDEDEVAEAEPRSIFNLFGLLGSRQRTGSEDERRTADGDDDDDDDEKETRQHPKEKQRETVRTARKGQEPTDEASWLEGLKRALETVLKPAADGHAAQEEASDGGLLRWVQSFRADAARKEQDNPIINLLASWLASADGGADSQEEIRFRPIGSYADDGEADADDGHTRPKQRGRPRTAPDSKLVQLLNHSPIAALFHPAELPAEPPVEAGPKRTKRSAADGPARVVKQRIAISPEDFEQLLLRVPSFVPDYTRVRGAECRRQGEIFERQLRGKRLWALQMIDASARLASGLLRGNANQLGDFDLCTGIATRVRVREDELVRLRGKYCLAHVDVVAEDAELRVPVHLLQGGGFVKSTLNDPDHFLPRFTTINWGICLPAACSFEDAGSIVQHFVRPYNSTGIKLFLELEEANCHVRQVRTWSRLLKDHWQLVAVFGFYTFVAVVTLVATLNDYEIFIKIEPPSAQDSPLDPPERRTTNAFHQTLMAFSLKQTLPQLFGAAGGASDDHLPCLDGLKALAGAALFLALRLVPLGYQPFTNRNEFTDSFNAPWSVAVRLLMLYADVFLVVSGFLAAYRMVREYRERARVSWFKRIAGRYLRLVFPLVPVLMFYAWVWEHLGSGPQWGDVVTKNANLCKHGYLSNLLFMHNWYPIEETCAPHTFQLAIEMQLSVLAPFLLVILVRSPFYGTAAYVLLSALSTAIRFAATTEDRLAPYVFHGVRLTQLYRTLNLSCAETLHRLTPYLAGFGLGYLLQEVGRSRPERGVRYAGWLGAAVALLWCVCFPLDIVRKDFRYEPADAAQFAALAPLSWSVGLCWTIYYCLAEPASLLNRLLSSRPLVCLGRLTYSLTLVQFLVFFYFAGTTRGTSVFSFAGYVNRAEVCIALGAALALTLLFDLPIQNVKRLLDQYGVFEGLEVRPPVQPQQQPEPAVEDEPVAEAEPEKSEPTEGAASEGAAPEQADFVSPFDDQEEEDEGLWLRKRAAAPVEQPTAPEEDFWAQSSEPEVQQEAAPKESVAEPESPLATNPPDQEEEPEQEEEEEEEEEEEEEEEEEEEEEIDEEKEVKRRPATNGASWSRL